Proteins co-encoded in one Waddlia chondrophila WSU 86-1044 genomic window:
- a CDS encoding BRO family protein yields METTSIIFFEGQEIRKTFFRGEWWYVVRDVVQVISSSADVKDYIKKMRKRDRELRERWHDLVVVLPIDTNGGRQRLNCSNLEGLFRIIEAIPVSKTQSFKQWLISSAPRSMSV; encoded by the coding sequence ATGGAAACAACATCGATTATTTTTTTTGAGGGTCAGGAGATCCGCAAGACATTTTTCAGAGGCGAGTGGTGGTATGTCGTTCGCGATGTTGTGCAGGTGATTTCTTCATCAGCGGACGTTAAGGATTACATAAAAAAGATGCGCAAACGGGACCGAGAACTTCGGGAGAGGTGGCATGATCTTGTGGTTGTTCTGCCGATAGATACCAATGGCGGGAGGCAGAGGTTAAACTGTTCTAATCTTGAGGGGTTATTTCGCATCATTGAGGCGATTCCTGTTTCTAAAACTCAATCTTTCAAGCAGTGGTTGATTTCATCAGCACCTAGATCCATGTCGGTTTAG
- a CDS encoding ISAs1 family transposase, which translates to MTEEDLDQDTSNAFRKSLEEHFGCLDDYRRQGSIRYRLIDILFITICAVISGANDLKAVAMYAQRKRRWLTSTLALEDDVPSYTTFWTIFVLLSPVALEQCFVQWVRSKIGANTPDGHNVSIDGKAQRGTAKKGEPHSFVHIVSAWAATHNLTLGQLKVDGKSNEITAIPKLLDMIDVAGATITIDAMGCQTAIAEKIVDKSGDYVLALKGNQGHLSDEVENYFVQAEQIDFEGVLCNAVGSKHCAHGRIEMREIYITEDIDWLQQKEEWKNLKSLIMVKSERIIPGRSTSTERRYYISSLSADALRVANIIRGHWGIENCVHWILDVAFREDEQNANAGNIAENMSMIRRLSLNLLKQEKTAKCGIEIKRQMAGWDDEYLLKVLGVKSFS; encoded by the coding sequence ATGACTGAAGAAGATCTTGATCAAGACACCAGCAACGCTTTTAGAAAATCACTTGAAGAACACTTTGGCTGCCTCGACGATTACAGACGACAAGGTAGCATAAGGTATCGATTAATAGACATTCTGTTTATCACGATTTGCGCAGTGATAAGTGGAGCCAATGATCTCAAGGCTGTGGCGATGTATGCGCAGCGCAAGCGCCGCTGGCTAACGAGCACCCTTGCACTTGAGGATGACGTCCCATCCTACACTACCTTTTGGACTATCTTTGTCCTATTATCCCCTGTTGCCTTGGAACAATGCTTCGTGCAATGGGTACGATCGAAAATCGGCGCAAACACGCCTGATGGCCACAATGTAAGCATTGATGGTAAAGCCCAGAGGGGAACTGCGAAAAAAGGCGAACCTCATTCATTTGTTCACATTGTAAGCGCCTGGGCTGCGACACACAACCTAACCTTGGGGCAGCTAAAAGTAGATGGAAAATCCAATGAAATAACGGCCATCCCGAAGTTGTTGGATATGATCGATGTTGCGGGAGCCACGATTACGATTGATGCGATGGGCTGCCAAACAGCAATCGCGGAAAAAATTGTAGACAAAAGTGGAGATTATGTTTTGGCTCTAAAGGGCAATCAAGGCCATCTTTCAGATGAGGTGGAAAACTACTTCGTCCAAGCGGAGCAAATTGATTTTGAAGGTGTTTTATGTAACGCTGTAGGGTCAAAACACTGTGCACACGGGCGGATAGAAATGCGTGAGATATACATTACAGAAGACATTGACTGGTTGCAGCAAAAAGAAGAGTGGAAAAACCTAAAATCCTTGATCATGGTGAAGAGTGAACGCATAATACCTGGGCGATCGACTTCGACTGAAAGGAGATATTACATATCAAGTTTGTCGGCAGATGCATTAAGGGTCGCCAATATAATACGAGGGCACTGGGGCATAGAGAATTGTGTCCACTGGATTTTAGACGTAGCTTTTAGGGAGGATGAACAGAACGCAAATGCAGGAAATATAGCTGAAAACATGTCGATGATAAGGAGATTATCGCTGAATCTTCTTAAGCAGGAAAAGACTGCTAAATGTGGGATTGAGATTAAACGTCAGATGGCAGGTTGGGATGATGAGTACTTGCTAAAAGTGCTGGGTGTCAAATCTTTTTCATGA
- a CDS encoding type II toxin-antitoxin system HicB family antitoxin, with protein sequence MLIDAKIINDPEKKPRYSVEIPLVDALTQGRTKKEALEMAVDAIECLLDAYFEEGSGKRAKVTASSLKGNHFFIKAEDQNLLTSLILIRQREKHKTTYSELTKRLKAGSTFAYRRYEKGNVSISVKKFYDLMKAVAPEKNIVLRME encoded by the coding sequence ATGTTAATAGACGCAAAAATCATTAACGATCCAGAAAAAAAACCTAGATACAGCGTAGAAATCCCTCTGGTTGATGCTTTGACACAAGGTAGAACAAAAAAAGAAGCTTTAGAGATGGCTGTTGATGCTATAGAGTGTCTTTTAGACGCTTATTTTGAAGAAGGATCGGGGAAAAGAGCGAAAGTAACAGCATCAAGTCTAAAAGGGAATCATTTTTTCATAAAGGCAGAAGATCAAAACTTGTTGACAAGTCTTATTTTAATACGTCAAAGAGAAAAGCATAAGACTACTTATAGTGAGTTGACAAAGCGATTAAAAGCGGGATCAACTTTTGCTTATAGACGATATGAGAAGGGAAACGTAAGCATTTCTGTGAAAAAATTTTATGATCTTATGAAAGCTGTAGCACCCGAAAAAAACATTGTATTGAGAATGGAGTGA
- a CDS encoding type II toxin-antitoxin system HicA family toxin gives MKKKDVEKQLKKLGWYLDREGGSHEVWTNGEAKTVVPIKAY, from the coding sequence ATGAAGAAAAAAGATGTCGAAAAGCAGCTCAAAAAACTTGGTTGGTATTTGGATCGAGAAGGTGGAAGTCATGAAGTTTGGACAAACGGAGAAGCAAAAACTGTTGTTCCTATAAAGGCATATTGA
- a CDS encoding ABC transporter ATP-binding protein: protein MTCTIFALRATVSLKTARNPTSFAMISIKNIRKTYDNGKTYIVDNISLEIPEGKTVILLGSSGCGKTTLLKMINRLIESSSGEIIIDNQNIRDYDPIILKRTIGYAFQGVGLFPHLTVKENVTIVLKLMGMATKQIEQKALDLLKTVNLEPKIFSSRFPDELSGGQQQRVGVARSLATHPKYLLMDEPFGALDAINRDAMQEEMRVIRDKFHTTVLFVTHDIFEAIKLGDLIAVMNKGKIEQTGTPAELINHPQTSFVKNLFQKPLEQLKLYKEELKT from the coding sequence TTGACATGTACAATATTCGCTTTGCGTGCTACTGTCTCATTAAAAACAGCTCGCAATCCAACCTCCTTCGCTATGATCTCCATCAAAAATATCCGCAAAACTTACGATAATGGAAAAACATACATCGTCGACAATATTTCTTTAGAAATCCCTGAAGGAAAAACTGTCATCCTTCTAGGATCGTCCGGATGCGGAAAAACAACTCTTCTAAAAATGATCAACAGACTTATCGAATCCTCATCCGGTGAAATCATTATCGATAATCAAAATATCCGCGACTACGACCCCATCATTCTTAAACGCACAATCGGTTATGCTTTTCAAGGCGTCGGATTATTTCCTCATCTCACAGTTAAAGAAAATGTCACGATCGTCTTAAAATTAATGGGTATGGCAACAAAACAAATCGAACAAAAAGCGCTAGACTTGCTAAAAACCGTCAACCTTGAACCTAAAATATTTTCTAGTCGATTTCCCGATGAACTCTCCGGAGGACAGCAGCAAAGAGTCGGAGTCGCTCGATCACTTGCTACCCACCCCAAATATCTACTAATGGACGAACCTTTTGGCGCCTTGGATGCCATCAATCGAGATGCTATGCAAGAAGAGATGAGAGTCATCCGAGATAAATTTCATACAACCGTTTTATTTGTCACTCATGATATCTTCGAAGCGATCAAGCTGGGAGATCTCATTGCTGTGATGAACAAAGGGAAAATTGAACAAACAGGCACCCCCGCCGAACTCATTAACCATCCCCAAACTTCTTTCGTCAAAAACCTGTTTCAAAAACCCCTCGAACAACTTAAGCTCTACAAAGAAGAGCTGAAAACATGA
- a CDS encoding glycine betaine ABC transporter substrate-binding protein: protein MSSSLFFTKLLEQVILVGLTTLIAICIGIPLGITSYKLPRFKPWIFSGINICQTIPSLALLACLIPLLGIGIKSALLTMTLYAILPVVMNTYSGLEAVPPEQIEAADGLGFTPFQKLRIVELPLAFPIMITGMRTAAVMSVGVATIASFIGAGGLGDFIFQGIATNNINTVLYGAIPTAMMALLIDYAFRKIAIIKSFAKIAVVSIIFVTVFYQNGFFQQKPSITVATKNFTEQFILGEMIAQLLEKHTPYPVKRKFNLGSTDLCHQAMLNGDIDIYPEYTGTAHLLVLKENNYNLDPDELFDFVNQHYQEKFGIEWLHPLGFSNTEVLIARSDQAEKYHWRSIGDIKPHAEYMAIGAPAEFCSRPDGLINFKEKYGIVFKKTVLLEPGLMYEAALQGEVDLIAGFSTHPKLQGCPLVSLNDDLKIFPPYHAAILIRQDIIKNKPEIKEILLKLSGKISEEKIRKLNYMVEIENKNIDCVVEQFLTENQLLTMEHPEF from the coding sequence ATGAGCAGCTCCCTTTTTTTCACAAAATTGCTCGAACAAGTGATTCTCGTCGGATTGACAACTCTTATTGCAATCTGCATAGGAATTCCCCTTGGAATCACTTCATACAAACTCCCTCGCTTCAAACCCTGGATTTTTTCAGGGATCAACATTTGCCAAACAATTCCTAGCCTAGCTCTCCTTGCCTGCTTAATTCCTCTTCTGGGAATAGGGATCAAATCTGCGCTTTTGACAATGACGCTCTACGCAATCCTTCCTGTAGTCATGAACACTTATTCAGGTCTGGAAGCGGTTCCTCCCGAACAAATAGAAGCTGCCGATGGACTAGGCTTCACCCCTTTTCAAAAACTACGAATCGTAGAACTTCCACTCGCCTTCCCTATCATGATTACAGGAATGCGCACAGCAGCAGTGATGAGCGTCGGCGTTGCAACGATCGCCTCCTTTATCGGTGCAGGCGGACTCGGAGATTTTATCTTTCAAGGAATCGCGACAAACAACATCAACACTGTATTATATGGAGCAATCCCAACAGCAATGATGGCTCTTCTCATCGATTACGCCTTTCGCAAAATCGCCATCATTAAATCTTTTGCAAAAATCGCTGTTGTCAGCATCATCTTTGTCACAGTTTTTTACCAAAATGGCTTTTTTCAACAAAAACCCTCGATCACTGTGGCAACGAAAAATTTCACTGAACAGTTCATCCTTGGAGAAATGATTGCACAGCTTTTGGAAAAACACACTCCTTATCCTGTTAAGCGAAAATTCAACCTCGGCTCTACAGACTTATGCCATCAAGCAATGCTGAACGGAGATATCGATATCTACCCCGAATATACAGGCACTGCTCACCTTCTGGTGCTAAAAGAGAACAACTACAACCTTGATCCGGATGAATTGTTTGATTTCGTCAATCAACATTATCAAGAAAAATTCGGTATCGAATGGCTGCATCCTCTAGGGTTCAGTAACACAGAAGTTCTGATTGCAAGAAGTGACCAAGCAGAAAAATATCACTGGCGCTCGATCGGCGACATCAAGCCCCATGCAGAATACATGGCAATAGGAGCTCCGGCAGAATTTTGCTCCAGACCAGATGGCTTGATCAATTTTAAAGAAAAATATGGAATTGTATTCAAGAAAACTGTTCTTCTCGAACCCGGTTTAATGTATGAAGCTGCTCTACAAGGAGAAGTTGATTTAATCGCAGGATTTTCAACTCACCCAAAACTTCAAGGCTGCCCCTTAGTCTCTCTTAATGACGATCTCAAAATATTCCCCCCCTATCACGCAGCGATCTTGATTAGGCAAGATATCATCAAAAACAAACCCGAAATTAAAGAAATTTTACTTAAATTATCTGGAAAAATCAGCGAAGAAAAAATAAGGAAACTCAACTATATGGTAGAAATTGAAAATAAAAATATTGATTGTGTTGTTGAACAGTTTCTAACTGAAAATCAACTACTTACAATGGAGCATCCTGAGTTTTGA
- a CDS encoding LemA family protein codes for MTVLLVIVGVIALLALWAVGIYNNLIRLRNQVKNAWAQIDVQLQRRYDLIPNLIETVKGYMAHEKGTLEAVVNARNQASQARKNIGGVPQEGELKELAGAETALRGALANVFALSESYPDLKANSTMQNLQEELSSTENKVAFSRQSYNDQVLKYNTAQEQFPATLFAATFGHSPADLYEVEEPEARKAVKVAF; via the coding sequence ATGACAGTTTTACTCGTTATTGTCGGAGTAATCGCCTTGCTGGCTCTTTGGGCAGTGGGCATCTATAACAATCTAATTCGACTGCGCAATCAAGTCAAAAACGCTTGGGCTCAAATTGATGTTCAGCTGCAAAGAAGATACGACCTTATCCCCAATCTTATAGAAACTGTAAAAGGGTATATGGCTCACGAAAAAGGAACGTTGGAAGCAGTCGTCAACGCTCGCAATCAAGCATCACAAGCTCGTAAAAATATCGGAGGCGTCCCTCAAGAAGGAGAATTGAAAGAACTGGCCGGAGCAGAAACAGCTCTTCGCGGAGCATTGGCAAACGTCTTCGCGTTATCAGAAAGCTATCCAGATTTAAAAGCGAATAGCACCATGCAAAACCTGCAAGAAGAGCTCAGTTCTACAGAAAACAAAGTGGCATTTTCCAGACAATCTTACAACGATCAAGTTCTGAAATACAACACAGCTCAGGAGCAGTTTCCAGCAACATTATTCGCCGCAACTTTTGGACATTCTCCTGCAGATCTCTATGAAGTGGAAGAACCTGAAGCAAGAAAAGCTGTTAAAGTGGCATTCTAA
- a CDS encoding M48 family metallopeptidase encodes MDFWAAQQRARKKTKLYLAAFILITLGVAFLLEVVMRDASPGYAQSFPIAGPLFLIITFCVAGFQYMMYSSRGGSYVAESVGAYRIDPQTANPIERKLLNIVEEIAISSSLPVPPLYIIPSKQINAFAAGLTPNKAAIAITEGALMKLNRDEVQGVIAHEFGHIYNGDMAISLRLAAMVMGFFFVLYFAMRMFQFASLTGRGRDNQRGGAPIFLIALLLMGAGIFTWFAGSVLKAMVSREREYLADACSVQFTRNPEGIANALKKIALDQTHDMPKEGMAYSHMYLDDRSAFSSLFATHPPLKKRIEAILGKTYMPDEWPPRSHDSTS; translated from the coding sequence ATGGACTTTTGGGCAGCTCAACAAAGAGCGAGGAAAAAGACAAAGCTTTACCTCGCTGCCTTTATCTTGATCACTTTAGGAGTGGCGTTCCTACTTGAAGTTGTGATGAGAGATGCATCGCCTGGCTATGCGCAATCTTTTCCTATTGCAGGTCCATTGTTCCTCATCATTACCTTCTGTGTTGCCGGCTTTCAATACATGATGTACAGTTCCCGGGGCGGATCCTATGTTGCTGAATCTGTCGGAGCATACCGTATCGATCCTCAAACGGCAAATCCTATAGAAAGAAAGCTGCTCAATATTGTTGAAGAGATTGCTATCTCATCATCGCTTCCGGTGCCGCCGCTCTACATCATTCCTTCTAAACAGATCAATGCATTTGCCGCGGGGCTGACGCCAAACAAAGCTGCAATTGCAATTACTGAAGGCGCTTTAATGAAACTGAATCGCGACGAAGTGCAAGGAGTCATTGCACATGAGTTTGGACACATTTACAATGGAGATATGGCAATTAGCTTGCGCCTTGCCGCTATGGTGATGGGCTTTTTTTTCGTTCTGTATTTTGCAATGAGAATGTTTCAATTTGCCTCTCTAACAGGAAGAGGAAGAGACAATCAAAGAGGCGGAGCCCCTATTTTCCTGATCGCTCTCCTATTAATGGGAGCTGGAATCTTTACCTGGTTTGCCGGATCTGTGTTAAAGGCTATGGTCAGTAGAGAACGGGAATATCTAGCCGATGCTTGCTCGGTTCAGTTCACACGCAATCCGGAAGGGATTGCCAACGCTCTTAAGAAAATTGCCTTAGACCAAACTCACGATATGCCAAAAGAAGGAATGGCCTATTCCCACATGTACTTAGACGACCGCTCAGCGTTTTCCTCTCTTTTCGCGACCCACCCGCCTTTGAAAAAAAGAATAGAGGCCATCCTAGGAAAAACTTATATGCCCGATGAATGGCCTCCCCGTTCGCATGACTCTACTTCTTAG
- a CDS encoding DoxX family protein: protein MRFFYDKIVCLGEFLQSYFLLALRLYWGYSFFQAGFEKIKNTAPVVDFFTSLGIPFSEYMALIVGWIEVVGGICLLVGFASRLVAIPLALTMIGALLTAHGDATFAVLENSQRFINQTPFTYLLTSLIVLCFGPGKFSVDYVLERAFSKK, encoded by the coding sequence ATGCGTTTTTTTTATGATAAAATTGTGTGTTTAGGGGAGTTTTTGCAATCCTATTTTCTTTTAGCCTTAAGACTTTATTGGGGGTATTCTTTTTTTCAAGCGGGATTTGAAAAAATTAAGAACACAGCTCCTGTTGTGGATTTTTTTACATCGCTTGGAATTCCATTTTCGGAGTATATGGCCCTTATCGTGGGTTGGATAGAAGTTGTCGGAGGAATTTGCTTATTAGTTGGTTTTGCTTCCCGTTTAGTGGCCATTCCGTTGGCGTTAACGATGATTGGAGCTTTATTGACAGCTCATGGAGATGCGACTTTTGCAGTGCTGGAAAATTCTCAACGTTTCATTAATCAGACACCATTTACTTATTTGTTGACCTCGCTGATTGTTTTGTGTTTTGGTCCTGGTAAATTTTCTGTCGATTACGTTTTGGAAAGAGCATTTTCTAAGAAGTAG